In the Phaseolus vulgaris cultivar G19833 chromosome 7, P. vulgaris v2.0, whole genome shotgun sequence genome, one interval contains:
- the LOC137828636 gene encoding heavy metal-associated isoprenylated plant protein 30-like, with the protein MASLLEKAFGFEISSFIYRLFIYHHQDHHHHNKDVHRNFNMPKKGRPLSLQTVELKVRMCCTGCERVVKNAIYKLKGIDSVEVDLEMERVTVGGYVDRNKVLKAVRRAGKRAEFWPYPNPPLYFTTADHYFKDTTHEFKESYNYYRHGYNLPDKHGTIHVSHRGDDNVSNMFNDDNVNACSVM; encoded by the exons ATGGCTTCCTTGCTAGAGAAAGCTTTCGGCTTTGAAATCTCTTCGTTTATATATCGCCTTTTTATCTATCATCATCAAGATCATCATCATCACAACAAAGACGTCCACAGAAACTTCAACATGCCAAAGAAGGGTCGACCACTTTCCTTGCAG ACAGTTGAGCTGAAAGTAAGGATGTGCTGCACGGGCTGCGAGAGAGTTGTTAAAAACGCCATTTACAAGCTCAAAG GGATTGATTCGGTGGAGGTTGACTTAGAGATGGAAAGGGTGACTGTTGGAGGGTATGTTGATCGGAACAAGGTGCTGAAGGCCGTGAGGAGGGCAGGGAAGAGAGCAGAGTTCTGGCCATACCCTAATCCACCACTGTATTTCACCACTGCTGATCATTACTTCAAAGACACCACCCATGAGTTCAAAGAAAGCTATAACTACTACAGACATGGCTACAACCTCCCAGACAAACATGGCACCATTCATGTCTCTCACCGAGGAGATGACAACGTTAGCAACATGTTCAACGATGACAATGTCAATGCTTGCTCTGTCATGTAA
- the LOC137829153 gene encoding uncharacterized protein produces the protein MSVETQEADEVLDVDLVFTKADLRDVVPHDNDPVVISVVIAGGKVHRVLVDQGSLVGVMFWTTFNKLQLSPDQLRPYTGCLYGFAGDQVEVRGHLELRTTFTDGIASHTENIRYFVVNAPSAYNILLGRPTLNKLRAVASTRHMKMKLPDLGGKVITINSDQKKDKRCYENSLKTKRGVFTVTTRALSEEGVVPAEIARAEKSWKGRLKAGRSILANH, from the coding sequence ATGTCGGTAGAAACGCAAGAGGCAGATGAGGTACTTGACGTCGATcttgtcttcaccaaggccgacctccgagatgtcgtcccccacgacaatgaccccgtggtgaTTTCGGTAGTGATCGCGGGGGGAAAGGTGCACCGTgtactggtggaccagggaagcttgGTAGGTGTGATGTTCTggacgaccttcaacaagctacaattgtcccctgatcagctaagGCCTTATACTGGCTGTTTGTACGGCTTTGCGGGAGATCAAGTGGAAGTGCGTGGGCACTTGGAGCTGAGGACCACCTTCACAGATGGTATCGCGTCCCACACAGAGAATATCAGGTACTTCGTCGTCAACGCCCCCTCCGCTTATAACATACTGTTGGGTAGACCTACGCTGAACAAACTGAGGGCGGTGGCgtcaacgaggcacatgaagatgaagttgcctgaCTTGGGAGGAAAGGTGATAACCATTAATTCAGATCAGAAAAAGGATAAAAGATGCtacgaaaatagcctcaagaccAAGAGAGGGGTGTTTACGGTCACCACCAGGGCACTAAGTGAAGAAGGGGTTGTCCCTGCAGAGATCGCTCGTGCAGAGAAGTCCTGGAAAGGGAGATTGAAGGCAGGACGTTCAATCTTGGCGAATCACTAG